In the genome of Hevea brasiliensis isolate MT/VB/25A 57/8 chromosome 14, ASM3005281v1, whole genome shotgun sequence, the window ATCTTTCCAAATGCATACTTGCGAGCAAGATCCATCCGTTGAAGAAATCCACTGACCTTGTTCAGAGTAACAAATGACACACTGTTCTCCTCATTGTACTTGTAGTCACAGAACCACAGGGAGTATCCCTCAGGATCATACATGTCCCAGAATCCTGGAATAGATTAAAGATTGCCAGTCATGAATATCATTGACGTTATGGGCAAAACCTTCATTCCacagaaaataaaaaaatggaaaaaaaaaagtttttgctCTTCAAATACTACAAGATTGACACCGCCAAGGAAGCATATGTCAAACAACATTCCTACCATTTGGTATCCCGATTTTCTCTACTTTTGAGAAAATAATACAAATCTGAAAGACAACTATTGAATGCAATGCTCTAAACAAAGGGAAAGGGGAATTAAAAAAATAAGGAGGAGGAAATACCTTTAATTGCAACCTCACGGAAGTTGCTCTTGGTGTTTGAGTAGAGTCTCTTCCACTCATCCAATATCATCTTACTTGGAGGCAGCAAATCAAGAGGATTCTTGGGTTTGGGCTTTGGAGCATCTTCCTCTTCCTCAGCAGCTTCTTTGGGCTTTGTCGGCTCTTTCTCCTTTTTGGTTTCTTTCTTTGGTTCATCCTTAGGTTTTGGTTTAGCAGATTCTTTGGGAGGGGCAGGCTTCTTTGTTGACTGGATAGGAAGAACCGATTCAGTCTGCTTGACTTCACCCAATATCTTTTTGAAATTAGGTTGATTGACCATAGTCCAGAAGTATCTCTCAACATGAGGAAACTCTGAAGTAAAGCTCTTAGTCATGAGCCGAGCAAACCCCAGATAGAGATTGCATGTAGTAACAATGTCAGCCAAAGTCACAGCATGCCCAACCAAGTAGGTGTTTGAGGCAAGATAAGTATTCAAAGCGCCTAAACCTCTTTTCAATGCAGAAATTGCAGCTTCCTCGGCCTTCATACATAAAGTTCAAAGATAAAATGTCCTTAGAAGCCAGCAATGATAAAATATTACGATGATCAAAAGCAATATTTATATGAGAATGATAAGAACAGAATAAAATAATACATTATGAAAc includes:
- the LOC110669010 gene encoding elongation factor 1-gamma — its product is MALVIHAGKTNKNAFKTLIAAEYSGVKVELVKNFEIGANKTPEFLKMNPIGKVPVLETPDGPVFESNAMARYVTRLKADNPLYGSSLIDYARIEQWIDFASLEIDANLLAWLRPRMGFAQYLPPAEEAAISALKRGLGALNTYLASNTYLVGHAVTLADIVTTCNLYLGFARLMTKSFTSEFPHVERYFWTMVNQPNFKKILGEVKQTESVLPIQSTKKPAPPKESAKPKPKDEPKKETKKEKEPTKPKEAAEEEEDAPKPKPKNPLDLLPPSKMILDEWKRLYSNTKSNFREVAIKGFWDMYDPEGYSLWFCDYKYNEENSVSFVTLNKVSGFLQRMDLARKYAFGKMLVIGENPPYKVKGLWLFRGQEIPQFVIDECYDMELYDWKKVDLSDEAQKERVNQMIEDQEPFEGEPLLDAKCFK